In Musa acuminata AAA Group cultivar baxijiao chromosome BXJ2-3, Cavendish_Baxijiao_AAA, whole genome shotgun sequence, the following proteins share a genomic window:
- the LOC103977452 gene encoding nucleobase-ascorbate transporter 6-like, translated as MAGGGGAAPAPKQDELQPHPVKDQLPNVSYCITSPPPWPEAILLGFQHFLVMLGTTVIIPTALVPQMGGGNDEKARVVQTLLFVAGINTLFQTLFGTRLPAVIGGCYTFVVPTISIILAGRYSNIVDPHEKFLRIMRGTQGALIVASTLQIIVGFSGLWRNVARFLSPLAVVPLVALAGFGLYELGFPGVAKCIEIGLPQIILLVIFSQYIPHSLHSEKPVFDRFSVILSVAIVWLYAYFLTVGGAYRHTPPKTQLHCRTDRSGLVGGSPWIRFPYPFQWGAPTFDAGEAFAMMAASFVSLVESTGTFIAVTRYASATPLPPSVLSRGIGWQGIGILLDGLFGTANGSSVSVENAGLLALTRIGSRRVVQISAGFMIFFSILGKFGAVFASIPAPIFAALYCLFFAYVGAAGLSFLQFCNLNSFRTKFILGLSVFMGLSVPQYFNEYTSVAGYGPVHTKARWFNDIINVIFSSKPFVAGLVAFFLDNTLHRHHDVTKRDRGYHWWKRFRSFKADTRSEEFYALPFNLNKFFPSV; from the exons ATGGCAGGTGGTGGAGGAGCGGCGCCTGCGCCGAAGCAGGACGAGTTGCAGCCGCACCCGGTGAAGGATCAGTTGCCCAATGTCTCCTACTGCATCACCAGCCCGCCTCCCTGGC CTGAGGCCATACTTCTCGGTTTTCAACATTTTCTGGTTATGCTAGGCACTACTGTTATCATCCCCACTGCTCTTGTTCCTCAAATGGGCGGAGGAAAT GATGAGAAAGCCAGGGTAGTCCAGACATTGCTGTTTGTGGCTGGTATCAACACTCTATTCCAAACTTTGTTTGGTACACGGTTGCCGGCTGTAATTGGAGGTTGTTATACTTTTGTTGTGCCAACCATCTCTATTATCTTGGCTGGTCGCTACAGTAATATTGTGGATCCGCACGAG AAATTTTTGCGTATAATGCGTGGAACACAGGGTGCCCTAATTGTTGCTTCAACCCTTCAAATTATTGTCGGTTTCAGTGGTCTTTGGCGAAACGTAGCTAG ATTCTTAAGTCCACTGGCAGTGGTTCCTCTGGTTGCACTTGCTGGCTTTGGACTTTATGAGCTTGGTTTTCCTGGG GTTGCCAAGTGCATCGAAATTGGGCTACCACAGATAATTCTTTTAGTCATATTCTCACAG TACATTCCTCATTCTCTACATTCAGAGAAGCCTGTGTTTGATCGATTTTCTGTCATACTTTCGGTTGCAATTGTATGGCTTTATGCATACTTCCTTACGGTGGGAGGAGCATATAGACATACACCACCAAAGACACAATTACATTGCCGTACGGATCGTTCAGGGCTTGTTGGTGGTTCTCCCTG GATTAGATTTCCATATCCTTTCCAATGGGGTGCACCAACATTTGATGCCGGTGAAGCTTTTGCAATGATGGCTGCTTCATTTGTTTCCCTTGTTGAG TCTACTGGAACTTTCATTGCAGTCACAAGATATGCAAGTGCGACACCATTGCCTCCATCAGTTCTCAGTCGTGGTATTGGTTGGCAG GGCATTGGTATCTTGTTGGATGGACTATTTGGAACGGCAAACGGATCCTCAGTATCTGT TGAAAATGCTGGTTTACTAGCTTTAACACGAATTGGCAGCCGAAGGGTTGTTCAAATATCTGCAGGATTCAtgattttcttttctattcttg GAAAATTTGGAGCAGTTTTTGCATCGATTCCCGCACCAATTTTTGCAGCACTGTATTGTCTTTTCTTTGCATATGTTG GTGCTGCAGGTCTTAGTTTTCTGCAGTTCTGCAATCTCAACAGCTTCCGAACTAAGTTCATCCTAGGATTATCTGTTTTCATGGGTCTGTCAGTTCCCCAGTACTTCAATGAGTACACTTCTGTTGCTGGTTATGGTCCAGTTCATACTAAAGCAAGATGG ttTAATGATATCATCAATGTAATATTCTCTTCAAAGCCATTTGTTGCTGGCTTAGTCGCATTTTTCTTGGATAATACCCTCCATAGGCATCATGATGTGACAAAAAGGGACAGAGGTTATCATTGGTGGAAAAGGTTCCGAAGCTTCAAGGCAGATACAAGAAGTGAGGAATTCTACGCATTGCCATTTAACCTCAACAAATTTTTTCCATCTGTATGA